The genomic window CCTAGACGTAGCCGCAGAAGCGCAACGCATGACCGTCGGGTTCACGAATCGCGAACTCGCGCAGGCCCCAGGGCTGCGATACGGGTGATTCGATCACCGTCACGCCGCGCTTCAGGTAAGCCTCGTGCAAGCCGTCGACATCGTGGCCAACGTGGACGACGATCTCGCCCCGCCACTGCCGCGTCTCGCGCGCATTGCATTGCCAGAGGCGGATGTAGACCGGGTCACCGTGGGTGCGATCGCCCTTCTTGACGCGCGCATAGCTCGGCGGCTCGCCAGCGATGAAGTCAAGCTCGAAGCCCAGCACGTCGCAGAAATAGCGTGCGGCACGCGCCGCATCGGCGACGGGCAACACCGGCTGGATGCCGTGGAATCGATGCAGTGTGCCGAGGTCGACAACGCCGAGCCGCGGAACCGGCGCGGTGCTCATGCCACGCGCCGCAGCGTGGCCACGCGCTCGGCGATGACGTCGATGTCGAGCGCGTCGTCGGCGTGCGTCAGGTAGGTTTCGAGATCGCGCACCGCCTCCGCGGTATTGCCCTGTTCGGCATGGGCAAGGCCGCGGTCGCGGTGCTCCGACCATGCGTCCGGCAACAGGGCCACGAGACGATCCTGGACCGCGATGGCGCGTTGCCAGTCTTCCTGCGTGCGGTGCACTTCCTTCAGATTGCGCAGCATGCGCGCGATGATTTCACGGGGTGCCGCGGGCTGCAGGTACAGCCCGAGCGGCACATCGAAATCGTCGACCAGGCCATTGCTGCGCTTGTACGGTTCGAGCCGCTCGCCGAGTTCTTCTCGCGAGAGTGATTTGCCGGTGAAAGGGTCGATCACGACCTGTCCTTTCGGCAAGGTCACCTTCAACATGAAGTGACCCGGAAAGGCAACGCCGCGTGCGTGCAGCCCGAGCCCCTGCGCCAGCTCCATCCACAGCACCGCGAGCGAGATTGGGATGCCGCGGCGGGTGCGCAGCACGGCGTTCAGATAGCTGTTGTCCGGGTCGTAGTAGTCGTTGACGTTGCCGCCGAAACTCAGATCGTGAAAGAAGAACTGATTGAGCAACCGCAGCCGTTGGAGCGGCGCGGCATCTGCCGGCAGGCGGCGCTTGAGCCGGGCCAGCAATTGGTCGACATCGCCGAGGACCTGTTGCACATCGAGCTCGGGGTACTCATCCTGCGCCAGGCTGGCGGCGGCTTCGAGCAGCGGAAAGTGGTCGTCGCTCTGCACGAGCGAGCCGAAATACTCAAGAGCGGTGGGCGCTGAAAAGCGGAGGGACATGTGTCTTTGTAGTGGAGGCATCCGGGAGCGTCAAGCTCTGACGCACGGACCCGTTCAGCGCTGCGTCGAGGAGTTCAACGCCGCATGAAGCTGCGAAGCTTGACGCCGACCAGCGCCAGCGTTGCAAAGTAGAGGGCCGCGGCACTCACGACGATGCCTGCCAGCAGCCCGACACGCAGCAGGCGCTGTTCGCGCAGGGCGATCCAGTCGAAGTGCTGGTTACCCCACACGAGCAGCGCGCCCAGCACCACTGTCCCGGCCAGCACTTGCGCAATGAAGCGGCCCCAACCGGGTTCAGGCTTGAAGCTGCCGGCCCGGCGCAGGCCGATGAGCAGCAGCAGCGCATTCACCAGCGTCGCGATGCCGATCGACAGGGTCAGCCCTGCGTGCTGCATCTGCGGCACCAGAAAAATGTTGAGCACCTGCGTCAACGCCAGCGCGCCGAGGCTGATGCGCATCGGCGTGCGCATGTCGTGCCGCGCGTAGTAGCCGGCGGCAAGCACCTTGATGGCGACGATGCCGAGCAGGCCGGTGCCGTAGCCCATCAAGGCCGCCGTGGTGCGCTGTACGTCGAGCGCGCTGAACGCGCCGTTGTGAAAAAGCACCGCTACCAGCGGCTGCGGAAACACCAGCAGCGCGACGGCGCACGGCACGGTGAGCAGCACCACGAGGCGCAGGCCCCAATCGAGCATTGCCGAGTAACGGATGTCGTCCTTGGCGGCACGCGCGGCGGCGAGTTGCGGCATCAGCACCACGCCCAGCGCCACGCCGAGCATCGCGCTGGGGAACTCCATCAGCCGATCGGCGTTGGTGATCCAGGTAACGCTGCCTTCGGCCAGATGCGATGCGATCTGCGTGTTGATAAGCAGCGAAATCTGAGCGCCGCTGACACCGATGAGCGCAGGCAGCATCAGCCTGAGGATCTTGCGCGTGGTCGGGTCGGCCCATGCGGCTCGGAGCGCGGCCCATCGCACGCCGATGCGCGGCATCATGCCGAGCGAGCGCAGCGCAGGAATTTGCAGCGCCAGTTGCAAGATGCCGCCGACCATCACGCCGATGCATTGCGCATAGATGGGCTCGATGCCGTAGCGCCTGAAAAGCGGTGCACCGAGCACGATCGAAGAAATCAGCGCCAGGTTGAGCAAGACCGGCGAGGCAGCCGGCACGACGAACTTCCGCCACGTATTGAGAATGCCGCCCGCCAACGCCACCAGCGCCATGAAGCCGATGTACGGAAACATCCAGCGCGTCATGACGACCGCGCTGTCGAAGCCGCCCGATTGCTTCAGTCCACTGGCCATCGCCCACACCATCAGCGGCGCGGCCACGACGCCGACCACGCACAGCACCACAAGGGTCCAGGTCAGCAACGTGCCGACGTGGTCTATGAGCTGCTTGGCGCCTTCGTCGCCGTGCTCCGTCTTGCAGGCGGCCAGCACGGGCACGAAGGCCTGACTGAAGGCGCCTTCGCCGAGCACGCGACGAAACAGGTTGGGGATGCGAAACGCGACGTAGAAAGCGTCGGTGAGCGCGCTGACGCCGAACACCGAGCTCATCAGCACGTCACGCACGAGACCGGTGATGCGCGAGGCCAGGGTCAGCAGCGAGACGGTGGAGGCAGAGCGAAAAAGTGACACCGGTCGAGTGTATGTGCGCACCGTGCCGCTGCGGATGGCGTCGCGTCCGGCTCCGCTTATAATAGAAGGCTTTGCTGCATCATCCTCAGACACTAAAGGATCCGAATCATGGCATCAGCCAAACCCAAGAAAAAGAACCCCCGCCTCGCATCGGGCCGTAAACGCGTCCGTCAGGGCACGAAACTGAACGCTGCGAACACCTCGCTGCGCTCCAAGTACCGCACCGCGGTCAAGAACGTCGAAAAGGCTGTTCTGGCCGGCGACAAGACCAAGGCGACCGAACTGTTCGCCAAGGCACAAAGCATTGTGGACACGGTTGCCGACAAGGGCATCTTCCACAAGAACAAGGCAGCTCGCGACAAGAGCCGCCTCTCGACGAAGGTCAAGAACCTCGTCCTGGCGCCTGAAAAGGCCGCCGCCTGACACCAGTCAGGCAAACAGCCCGGACGGGTCTCCCGTCCGCCGTTTGATCGGGGTGCGCTGCAGCAAAGTGAAAAAACCGCCTTCGGGCGGTTTTTTCATGTCTGCGCTCTTTGCGCTATCTGAGTTCTAAGCCTTCTTGGCATCCGGCACGCCGCAAACCTCACCGACCTGCAAACCGTTGTCGCGGGCAAAGTTCATGACGAAGTCCCAGGCCATGACCTCGTGCTCGCGCAGTTCGCGATTCACGATCACGCACTTGACGCCGTTGATGGTGGTCGGAACGCACCAAGGCGAATAGCTCAAATGATCGCCTGGCACGGCGCCGCCCGGCCTGAACGAACTCATGACGCCCGCCAGACGTTCGGCCCAATCGCTGGGCCGAAATGCACGGCCATCACTCGTGATGCCCTGGACAAATATGACTTGAGAGGCGGGGGAGTCCATGAATCGGGTTGAACTGCACCAGGATGCTGCAGCGCACCATGATTTTAGCCATGCGCTCTGCACAGGACGTGCCAAGGGCATTGCTGTGATGCGGAATCGTCACCGCCTGCGACGATGACGCCGCCTAGAATTCCTTTTCCTTTTCTCGGAGTACCGCATGAGCGCCCCAGTGCAACCCACCTCGCCCCACGTCATGAACACTTACGGTCGGCTGCCGATCGCGCTGTCGCACGGCCAGGGCTGCCGAGTCTGGGACACCAACGGCAAGGCTTATCTGGACGGACTGGGCGGCATCGCGGTCAACACGCTCGGCCATAACCATCCAGAGCTGGTGCCGGCCTTGCAGGACCAGATTTCGAAGCTGATTCACAGCTCCAATTACTACCACGTGCCCGGCCAGGAGCAACTGGCCGCCAAGCTCTGCGAACTGTCGGGGCTGACCAACGTGTTTTTCTGCAGCACCGGTCTGGAAGCCAATGAGGCGGCCCTCAAGCTGGCGCGCAAGTTCGGTCACGACAAGGGCATCGAGCGACCTGAAATCGTCGTCTATGAGCACGCCTTTCATGGCCGCAGCATCGCCACGCTGTCGGCCACCGGCAACCCGAAAATTCAGGCCGGTTTTGGCCCGCTGGTTGAAGGCTTTATCCGTGTGCCGTTGAACGACATCGAGGCGTTGAAGAACGCCACCCAAGGCAATCCGAACGTCGTCGCCGTGTTCTTCGAGGCCATTCAGGGCGAAGGCGGCATCCACCCGATGGCGCTGGAATACATGAAGCAAGTGCGCGCCCTGTGCGACCAGAAAGACTGGCTGATGATGATCGACGAGGTGCAGTGCGGCATGGGTCGCACCGGCAAGTGGTTCGCGCACCAGTGGGCCGGCATCTTGCCCGACGTGATGCCTTTGGCCAAGGGCCTGGGCTCCGGTGTGCCGATCGGCGCGGTGGTGGCCGGCCCGAGGGCCGCGCATATCTTCGGCCCGGGCAACCACGGCACCACGTTCGGCGGCAACCCGCTGGCGATGCGTGCCGGCGTCGAAACCATCCGCATCATGGAAGAGCACAAGCTGCTCGACAACGCGGCCAAAGTGGGCGCCCATTTGAAGGCGGCGCTGGAGAGCGAGTTCGAAGGCTTGGCGGGCGTGAAGGACGTGCGCGGACAGGGGCTGATGATCGGCATCGAACTCGATCGTCCCTGCGGCATCATCCTGAATCGCGCTTGCGAAGCTGGCCTGCTCCTGAGCGTGACGGCCGACAGTGTGATCCGCCTGGTGCCTCCGCTCATCCTGAGCACGGCCGAGGCCGACGAAATCGTCGCCCTGCTCGCACCGCTGGTGAAAGCCTTTCTGGCGGAGCCGATCAAATGACCGCAGCCACCAGCCAGCCGGTTCGCCACTACCTGCAGTTCTCCGACTTCACCGCGGACGAATACGCCTATGTGTTCGAGCGCGCGGCGATCATCAAGCAGAAGTTCAAAGCCTACGAAAAGCACCAGCCGCTGACCGACCGCACGATGGCGATGATTTTCGAGAAGGCTTCGACGCGAACGCGCGTCAGCTTCGAAACGGGCATGTACCAGCTCGGCGGCAGCGTGGTGCATCTGACCACCGGCGACAGCCAACTCGGCCGCGCGGAGCCGATCGAGGACAGCGCGAGAGTCATCAGCCGCATGGTCGACATCGTGATGATCCGGACTTTCGGGCAAGACAAGATCGAGCTCTTTGCCGAGC from Variovorax sp. PAMC28562 includes these protein-coding regions:
- a CDS encoding bleomycin resistance protein; its protein translation is MSTAPVPRLGVVDLGTLHRFHGIQPVLPVADAARAARYFCDVLGFELDFIAGEPPSYARVKKGDRTHGDPVYIRLWQCNARETRQWRGEIVVHVGHDVDGLHEAYLKRGVTVIESPVSQPWGLREFAIREPDGHALRFCGYV
- a CDS encoding SirB1 family protein — encoded protein: MSLRFSAPTALEYFGSLVQSDDHFPLLEAAASLAQDEYPELDVQQVLGDVDQLLARLKRRLPADAAPLQRLRLLNQFFFHDLSFGGNVNDYYDPDNSYLNAVLRTRRGIPISLAVLWMELAQGLGLHARGVAFPGHFMLKVTLPKGQVVIDPFTGKSLSREELGERLEPYKRSNGLVDDFDVPLGLYLQPAAPREIIARMLRNLKEVHRTQEDWQRAIAVQDRLVALLPDAWSEHRDRGLAHAEQGNTAEAVRDLETYLTHADDALDIDVIAERVATLRRVA
- the murJ gene encoding murein biosynthesis integral membrane protein MurJ: MSLFRSASTVSLLTLASRITGLVRDVLMSSVFGVSALTDAFYVAFRIPNLFRRVLGEGAFSQAFVPVLAACKTEHGDEGAKQLIDHVGTLLTWTLVVLCVVGVVAAPLMVWAMASGLKQSGGFDSAVVMTRWMFPYIGFMALVALAGGILNTWRKFVVPAASPVLLNLALISSIVLGAPLFRRYGIEPIYAQCIGVMVGGILQLALQIPALRSLGMMPRIGVRWAALRAAWADPTTRKILRLMLPALIGVSGAQISLLINTQIASHLAEGSVTWITNADRLMEFPSAMLGVALGVVLMPQLAAARAAKDDIRYSAMLDWGLRLVVLLTVPCAVALLVFPQPLVAVLFHNGAFSALDVQRTTAALMGYGTGLLGIVAIKVLAAGYYARHDMRTPMRISLGALALTQVLNIFLVPQMQHAGLTLSIGIATLVNALLLLIGLRRAGSFKPEPGWGRFIAQVLAGTVVLGALLVWGNQHFDWIALREQRLLRVGLLAGIVVSAAALYFATLALVGVKLRSFMRR
- the rpsT gene encoding 30S ribosomal protein S20, with protein sequence MASAKPKKKNPRLASGRKRVRQGTKLNAANTSLRSKYRTAVKNVEKAVLAGDKTKATELFAKAQSIVDTVADKGIFHKNKAARDKSRLSTKVKNLVLAPEKAAA
- a CDS encoding DUF3579 domain-containing protein, whose product is MDSPASQVIFVQGITSDGRAFRPSDWAERLAGVMSSFRPGGAVPGDHLSYSPWCVPTTINGVKCVIVNRELREHEVMAWDFVMNFARDNGLQVGEVCGVPDAKKA
- a CDS encoding aspartate aminotransferase family protein is translated as MSAPVQPTSPHVMNTYGRLPIALSHGQGCRVWDTNGKAYLDGLGGIAVNTLGHNHPELVPALQDQISKLIHSSNYYHVPGQEQLAAKLCELSGLTNVFFCSTGLEANEAALKLARKFGHDKGIERPEIVVYEHAFHGRSIATLSATGNPKIQAGFGPLVEGFIRVPLNDIEALKNATQGNPNVVAVFFEAIQGEGGIHPMALEYMKQVRALCDQKDWLMMIDEVQCGMGRTGKWFAHQWAGILPDVMPLAKGLGSGVPIGAVVAGPRAAHIFGPGNHGTTFGGNPLAMRAGVETIRIMEEHKLLDNAAKVGAHLKAALESEFEGLAGVKDVRGQGLMIGIELDRPCGIILNRACEAGLLLSVTADSVIRLVPPLILSTAEADEIVALLAPLVKAFLAEPIK